Proteins co-encoded in one Streptomyces sp. JH34 genomic window:
- a CDS encoding zinc ribbon domain-containing protein — MTSQQASPSKPPSSTATGDTGGQPRHCAECGTLTTPGQSFCDGCGAVLSWTPGRGRGAAADTPGAPGSDPGPATPPGAEADAGNTTPAREPAHADAPVEPEEEDDTLTSIPVISATQPVPQTAPADGTPNADPDASARARALLVPVADQRAVDPAPEVAPVLPGVPAAARPRVQAPSGEPADETGPPCPWCEVGNRPDRHFCRRCGMSLAERPGVPEARRPWWRRMRDFGDRPTPWAGERPRLRRGIGRIFTWVAYGLALGLVIYGAFHVDNAWNAARDHFAKRAQISPDAAEASRSFKGHPPKAIFDKINNSWWGPGVSQSAEGEWVEARFQEPTRLLDILITSGISTKPSDLSEAALPHRMDAVITTADGKKSTRHIKLDQMSGPQQRKFRAQNVVSVRFVIRSAFNTGSDKQVSIAEIEFFTRATTSGT, encoded by the coding sequence GTGACCAGTCAGCAGGCTTCCCCCTCGAAGCCACCTTCCTCCACGGCCACCGGGGACACGGGGGGCCAGCCACGTCACTGTGCCGAGTGCGGCACGCTGACCACCCCGGGGCAGTCCTTCTGCGACGGCTGCGGCGCGGTACTGAGCTGGACCCCGGGCAGGGGACGGGGAGCCGCCGCGGACACCCCGGGTGCTCCGGGCTCCGACCCGGGCCCGGCCACGCCGCCCGGCGCGGAAGCGGATGCCGGGAACACGACCCCGGCGCGCGAGCCCGCGCACGCCGACGCGCCGGTGGAGCCCGAGGAGGAGGACGACACCCTGACCTCGATCCCGGTCATCTCCGCCACGCAGCCCGTCCCGCAGACCGCTCCGGCGGACGGGACCCCGAACGCGGACCCGGACGCGAGTGCGCGGGCCAGGGCCCTGCTCGTACCGGTCGCCGACCAGCGGGCCGTCGACCCGGCACCTGAAGTGGCCCCGGTCCTGCCCGGCGTGCCCGCCGCGGCCCGCCCCAGGGTCCAGGCCCCCAGCGGTGAACCGGCCGACGAGACCGGCCCCCCGTGCCCCTGGTGCGAGGTCGGCAACCGCCCTGACCGGCACTTCTGCCGACGCTGCGGCATGTCCCTCGCCGAGCGCCCCGGAGTCCCGGAGGCACGGCGCCCCTGGTGGCGCCGGATGCGGGACTTCGGCGACCGCCCGACGCCCTGGGCCGGCGAACGCCCGAGGCTGCGCCGGGGCATCGGCCGCATCTTCACCTGGGTCGCGTACGGTCTCGCGCTCGGCCTGGTGATCTACGGGGCGTTCCACGTGGACAACGCGTGGAACGCGGCCCGCGACCACTTCGCGAAGCGGGCCCAGATCAGCCCGGACGCCGCCGAGGCGTCCCGTTCCTTCAAGGGCCACCCGCCGAAGGCCATCTTCGACAAGATCAACAACAGCTGGTGGGGCCCCGGCGTCTCGCAGTCGGCCGAGGGCGAATGGGTGGAGGCCCGCTTCCAGGAACCCACGCGTCTGCTGGACATCCTCATCACGTCCGGCATCTCCACCAAGCCCTCCGACCTCTCCGAGGCCGCGCTGCCGCACCGTATGGACGCGGTCATCACCACGGCCGACGGGAAGAAGAGCACGCGCCACATCAAGCTCGACCAGATGAGCGGCCCCCAGCAGCGGAAGTTCCGCGCGCAGAACGTCGTCAGCGTACGGTTCGTCATCCGCTCGGCGTTCAACACCGGCTCCGACAAGCAGGTCTCGATAGCCGAGATCGAGTTCTTCACCCGCGCCACGACCAGCGGCACCTAG
- a CDS encoding SMI1/KNR4 family protein, producing the protein MRPPVTAVDGLGDWAEAERALGTPLPEDYKQLVATYGRGDFWGALCLCTPFGDDNPVPLSGDLLEDYGPLRDGWPEKYPYPLFPEPGGLLPWAVTESAAHVCWLTEGPPESWPVVIWSRENDYERFDCGAGAFLDGVTSRSITSELLHHDPELAPWFDPGIELDHVYVRLGEGPRPYEERLRILRDAFAPTSDRGDYEHDGRRQDHFAVDGTGWLMTYECTYGHQLRVAFPPADSAEARRTVLAAVELTGCPVLSADTVHGGSSWDSGTGPADGAPSR; encoded by the coding sequence GTGCGCCCTCCCGTCACCGCGGTCGACGGGCTCGGCGACTGGGCGGAGGCCGAGCGCGCCCTGGGTACCCCGCTGCCGGAGGACTACAAGCAGCTGGTCGCGACGTACGGGCGCGGGGACTTCTGGGGCGCGCTGTGCCTGTGCACCCCGTTCGGTGACGACAACCCGGTCCCGCTCAGCGGGGACCTCCTGGAGGACTACGGTCCGCTGCGCGACGGCTGGCCCGAGAAGTACCCCTACCCCCTCTTCCCGGAGCCCGGCGGGCTGCTCCCCTGGGCGGTGACGGAGAGCGCGGCGCACGTGTGCTGGCTGACGGAGGGACCTCCCGAGTCCTGGCCCGTGGTGATCTGGTCGCGGGAAAACGACTACGAGCGGTTCGACTGCGGGGCCGGCGCGTTCCTCGACGGGGTGACGAGCCGCAGCATCACCTCCGAGCTACTGCACCACGACCCGGAGCTCGCACCCTGGTTCGACCCCGGGATCGAACTCGACCACGTGTACGTCCGGCTGGGCGAGGGGCCCCGCCCCTACGAGGAGCGCCTGCGGATCCTGCGTGACGCGTTCGCCCCCACGTCGGACCGGGGCGACTACGAGCACGACGGCCGGCGGCAGGACCACTTCGCCGTCGACGGCACCGGCTGGCTCATGACGTACGAGTGCACCTACGGTCATCAGCTCCGGGTCGCGTTCCCGCCCGCCGACAGCGCGGAGGCCCGTCGCACCGTGCTGGCGGCGGTGGAGCTGACGGGGTGCCCCGTACTGTCGGCGGACACCGTGCACGGCGGCTCGTCCTGGGACTCCGGCACCGGGCCGGCGGACGGCGCTCCGTCGCGGTGA
- a CDS encoding sigma-70 family RNA polymerase sigma factor encodes MSDPPTARRPGGPGNRWELIWSHRDELLELARARSSSAEEAEDAVQEAMIRAVEDPEVQYGRVRSRLRLATVRACADRRRQVARDQELSETLSAAPAEPFLVEEGACDRAEARWLADRSAELLPARQAQALRLQAQDLDVGQVARTMGLSYRATESLLARARRSLRNVLAGSLTLAAAVWTCARRFPRTGVAQSAGATSAAVTLAVAGAVLPAGPFDRPDGRPPESRTEAQAPPAAPAEWSTAGGTRPHVPVPSPDPQRTDRARHSVSPSGPEEPPRPYEPPSRVAVEISIETSVGNSAVTSVGNSVGKKVGAASPVPQLPPVAMPTSIPSPPVDVSDVRRPESPSAPSDTTTDELGVTVELP; translated from the coding sequence GTGAGCGACCCGCCTACCGCTCGCCGTCCAGGCGGCCCGGGCAACCGGTGGGAGCTCATCTGGAGTCACCGGGACGAACTGCTCGAGCTCGCGCGCGCTCGCTCGTCGAGCGCCGAAGAGGCCGAGGACGCCGTGCAGGAAGCGATGATCCGCGCGGTGGAGGACCCTGAAGTCCAGTACGGCCGGGTGCGTTCACGGCTGAGGCTCGCGACCGTACGCGCGTGCGCCGACAGGCGACGCCAGGTCGCCCGCGACCAGGAGTTGAGCGAGACCCTGTCCGCCGCTCCGGCCGAGCCCTTCCTGGTCGAGGAGGGTGCGTGCGACCGGGCGGAGGCCCGATGGCTGGCCGACCGCAGTGCTGAACTGCTGCCCGCCCGCCAGGCGCAGGCGCTGCGACTCCAGGCGCAGGACCTCGACGTCGGACAGGTGGCCCGGACCATGGGGCTGAGCTACCGGGCGACGGAATCGCTGCTCGCCAGGGCCAGAAGGTCGCTGCGCAACGTCCTGGCCGGGAGCCTCACCCTCGCCGCGGCCGTCTGGACGTGCGCCCGCAGATTTCCCCGTACCGGCGTCGCCCAGTCAGCGGGGGCGACCTCGGCGGCCGTGACCCTCGCCGTCGCGGGCGCGGTACTGCCCGCCGGGCCCTTCGACCGGCCGGACGGCCGGCCGCCGGAGAGCAGGACCGAGGCCCAGGCACCGCCGGCCGCCCCCGCCGAGTGGTCTACCGCCGGTGGGACGCGTCCCCACGTGCCAGTTCCCTCCCCGGACCCGCAACGCACCGACCGGGCGCGCCACAGTGTTTCGCCGTCCGGTCCGGAGGAGCCGCCGAGGCCCTACGAGCCGCCGTCCAGGGTGGCCGTGGAGATATCGATCGAAACCTCGGTCGGAAACTCGGCAGTGACCTCGGTCGGAAACTCGGTCGGAAAAAAGGTCGGAGCCGCTTCACCGGTGCCGCAATTGCCACCGGTGGCCATGCCCACGTCCATACCCTCACCGCCGGTGGACGTTTCGG
- a CDS encoding cellulase family glycosylhydrolase, whose product MKRLFALLATFATVLGLTAAFGPQASAATGCKVEYTVASQWQGGFQAGVKITNLGVPVSGWTLRFAMPDAGQKVAQGWNATWSQSGSAVTAVGVDWNRTLATGGVADLGFSGTFTGANPKPTAFTLNGVACTGSVDEPAPDPVAGTPVEVNGQLHVCGVHLCNQYNRPVQLRGMSTHGIQWFGRCYDAASLDALANDWKSDLLRISMYVQEDGYETDPAGFTNRVNALVDMAEARGMYALIDFHTLTPGDPNYNLDRARTFFASVAARNAGKKNVIYEIANEPNGVSWSAVKSYAERVIPVVRAADPDGVVIVGTRGWSSLGVSDGSDESEVVNNPVNATNLMYAFHFYAASHKDSYRSTLSRAASRLPLFVTEFGTVSATGGGAMDVASTTAWLDLLDQLKISYANWTYSDAPESSAAFRPGTCGGGDYSGSGVLTESGALLKNRISTPDSFPTS is encoded by the coding sequence ATGAAACGCCTGTTCGCCTTACTGGCGACCTTCGCGACCGTCCTGGGTCTGACGGCGGCTTTCGGTCCCCAGGCCTCGGCCGCGACCGGCTGCAAGGTCGAGTACACGGTCGCCAGCCAGTGGCAGGGGGGCTTCCAGGCCGGAGTCAAGATCACCAACCTGGGTGTCCCGGTCAGCGGATGGACGCTCCGGTTCGCCATGCCGGACGCCGGGCAGAAGGTCGCCCAGGGCTGGAACGCGACCTGGTCGCAGTCCGGTTCGGCGGTCACGGCCGTCGGTGTGGACTGGAACCGCACCCTGGCCACCGGAGGGGTCGCCGACCTGGGCTTCTCCGGCACCTTCACGGGTGCCAACCCGAAGCCCACGGCGTTCACGCTCAACGGTGTCGCCTGTACGGGCTCCGTCGACGAGCCCGCCCCCGACCCGGTCGCCGGCACACCCGTGGAGGTCAACGGGCAGCTCCACGTCTGCGGCGTGCACCTGTGCAACCAGTACAACCGCCCCGTCCAGCTGCGCGGCATGAGCACGCACGGCATCCAGTGGTTCGGCCGGTGCTACGACGCCGCGTCCCTGGACGCGCTGGCGAACGACTGGAAGTCCGACCTTCTGCGCATCTCCATGTACGTGCAGGAGGACGGCTACGAGACCGACCCGGCGGGCTTCACCAACCGCGTGAACGCCCTCGTCGACATGGCCGAGGCCCGCGGCATGTACGCGTTGATCGACTTCCACACTTTGACGCCGGGTGACCCGAACTACAACCTCGACCGCGCCAGGACGTTCTTCGCGTCCGTCGCCGCCCGCAACGCCGGCAAGAAGAACGTGATCTACGAGATCGCCAACGAGCCCAACGGCGTCAGCTGGTCGGCCGTCAAGAGCTACGCCGAGCGGGTCATCCCGGTGGTCCGGGCGGCCGACCCGGACGGCGTCGTCATCGTCGGCACCCGTGGCTGGTCCTCGCTGGGCGTCTCGGACGGCTCCGACGAGAGCGAGGTCGTCAACAACCCGGTCAACGCCACCAACCTCATGTACGCGTTCCACTTCTACGCCGCGAGCCACAAGGACTCCTACCGCTCCACCCTGAGCCGGGCGGCCTCGCGGCTCCCGCTCTTCGTCACCGAGTTCGGCACGGTGAGCGCCACCGGCGGCGGGGCGATGGACGTGGCGAGCACCACGGCCTGGCTGGACCTGCTCGACCAGCTGAAGATCAGCTACGCGAACTGGACCTACTCCGACGCCCCGGAGAGCAGTGCCGCGTTCCGCCCCGGAACCTGCGGCGGCGGCGACTACAGCGGCAGCGGTGTGCTGACGGAGTCCGGGGCGCTGCTGAAGAACCGCATCAGTACGCCCGACAGCTTCCCCACCAGCTGA